The DNA sequence TCATCAAAGTCTTCAGATTTTCCCTTTCAGAGGTTTTGTTTTGGTAAGATGTGTTTCATTATCAGAACAATCcggttttggtgtttttttttttatattattttacatattcgAGCTGGAGGGGCTCTATATCTATAGTCTATATCTAGAGAGCATAATATTGTAGGGAAAGTGAACTACCTTTTCTTagtatgaagaacattttaattatctaaataacttttttctgctATAAAGAATCTTTTGTGGGATGCCAATATTCCATCGATGTTAAAGGCTTTTCATTAGAACAATGAAACCCAATAAAACATCTTTATTTCTAAGACTGTATTGTTCACGTTTAGGGTtagagattataaaaaaaaaaaacctcacactTAGTTATTAAACTTTGGCTAGCACTTTATTtaacagtcctgttcctcatttaTATACGATGTACTTATTCTAGTAATTATAATAACTAGGGAATAACTAGGTGCTATCCCTGAACTTACCCCTAAACCGAATCCAAGCACATTTAGTTAGCTTGTATTAACAGAACTTTCTTAGGTAGGTAGACTAAGTACATGTgaatacacatactgtaaaataaagttatgttatgtaaatgttatgtaaatgaTATCGCAAATAATGCAAGAAGttgtgtgctattacttttctatATCAAGCTTAAGATATACATTATAGGAGGGAACAGAGTGAGGACTGTAATATGGATTTCACAGTTTGAGCATGGTAACTTTTGAGCCAGTAAGCGACTACATATCACCCTTTCCTTCacctttttcacatttctttGTCCTTTTGGTTTGAGTAAAGTGCAGCCGTCTCTCGACTCTCATCCATTCCTTCATTCACATGCCACTCTGACCTTGCTCTCCTTTTGGTGTTTGGTGAGCTGATGAATTATTACCTCTGCAAAATGCAGCAAAGCCACATATCATGAAGGTTTAGAGTCAGAGCAGACAGCAGGTGCCCCAGTAATCTACTCTCAAAGGGGATACTGTGGCCCCCGTCCTCAAAAACCTTAGACATTTggtcctctgtgtgtgtttgatgctgTAAGACGTTAAGACTTGTGGATTATAATTATTCCATAACGAATAAGGTGAAGGGAATATCACAGATCTCATTCAGTGTTTTATGGTTCCTTGCCAGTAGATTTTGTGATAACCTTTGAAAACGGCCACATCAGCAGCTCCTATCAAAGACTTGAAGCTGGTGAGAAGGGAGGGGAGGGGGGGTTAAATGAAACAGAAGAATGTGGTAAGTGTGGGAATGAGGAACAACGGGTCAGACACAAATGTGTCTGGAGAAGTGACCCGATCCAAGACACGCAAATGAACCACTGCAGAGAGAGCTGGGCACCtgtcctgagagagagagagagagagagggaaatagGTGGGGAAATCtctctgaaatagaaatataCTTACTGTTACTGAGCTATTTAATAAGTCCTCGCTAAATAAACAAAtcactttctttaaaaaatgtaaaatcccACACTTCTGAAGGGTAGTATACTTTAAAACAAAAGTCAAACAAAACGATATAACACAGCTCGAATAATCATCTAATTTTCCAGAGCTCATAATCTTATTTGgtctaaaataatgttttttttctcacagtgGCAAATTTAAATTTCCCTAAAGAGTTTTGAGAGCCTGGGAAACATTATCAgtgaattatgaattaatattGACTGCCATCATATGGTTtcacacagaaaagaaaaaaaaaaggtacaaacatTAAGGTTAAGCACCATTAAGGATGTACCCTTTAGGGGCAAATAAGTGACATCATTTGTTTGTTATAGAACATGCATTTGTCCAGATGTGGATCGCAACACTTTTCTGTTGACTGGAAAACAAGACTAAGTTCAGGAAGGAGAGAATGTCAAGATGACACAGTTGAAAAGAAAGGAGCGGGTGACGCACCTGACAGCAACCTGATCTGTGTCGGGGAGCGTCATACAAGTGACTCTGAGGGATGCTGGTCATGTTGACAGAGACACTGAGGCATTTCTCCGGTGTGTCACAACAAACGGCCGGCCTTAAAAACAACCCCAGGTGTGCTCTGAGGGGTCAACTGACCTCaaacctgctcacacacacatatacacaaacagcCCACCTataccagacagacagacagatagatagacagatgcaCATGAATAGgtatgcaaattatatatatatatatatatatatatatatatatatatatatataattattattattaaagctggTTATTATTTTGGAGCAATGTACGATATAGGAATTTCTTGAGAAGCAATTGTGGATTCTGCTTATCTTAACTTAGATGCTTATCTCAATTTGTACTATTAATGCACCCcaaatcataattaaaataaagtacccTTTCAGATGGTACACATTTGTTCCTTATTTACCTCTTAAGGGTACATTGAAAGTAAATATTAGTGCCTAAACTAAAGCGTACAAATTAGTTCCTTTATCTTAAAAATTTgtatcttttgaaaaggtaccttTGGTTTTGTACTGGATATCCCGCTGGAtatttttcatgtccgcaggttaAAGTATCCCCAATAACGTGTTATTTAGCTCCTGGAATGCGACTTTTAACAGGGGAACCCcaccaaaaaatttttttaccccCCCCCAGAAAATCGTTTTTACTGTGGATCTCCCCTGAAGAGTGATTagggtagttttgagtagtaATTGGATGGGTTTTGATGTGAAAACCTGGTACCGTCCCAGTAACagcttttgtacttttatttctgAAAGTGTGGGAAGCACTCTGGATATAATGCAGGAGGGTTCAGGTAGTAGCTGGGCTCTTTTGACATCTTTGAAACATCATTAACTAATCCCCTTCTTTACATTCCCTGCAGTGTTAAAACCACAAAGTGCTGAATCTTATCTCACGTATCTAGCACCAGATCTGCTTATCATAATTTACACCTAGAGGTAAAAGAATGAGGTCAGTTTGAGGTCACCAATGGAAATTCTAAGCTCTGTTCAAAGACAATGAAGGAATAACAGAATCAAGAATCTACACGTGCATCTCAAATTAAAACTTGTTGTCACTAattgaatgttttttgtttgtttgtttttcctcctCAGCTCATGCATGCAGATTCAGTGAATACAATGTACTCTTACACAGTTTtgcaataacaaaaatacaaaatattataaaagactTCTTTATTTTTTACGCTAATGAAGTACTTTCAACAAAATGAACTGTCTCCCATTTCATGTGTGGTACAGGACTACAATCTGTAATAATTCCAAGCTCAGGCAGTAGTTGGGATTTGGTATAAAAACTAAGTTGAAacttctaaaaataataataataataataacaatagtaatatCAGTTTAGATGCATTACAAACTATTCAGAAATTAgacaagaaaggaaaaaaaatcttgacaaaaaaaaaaatggccttgACAAATGCAACATGTAATACAACTTTGTACAACTTAGAAAAGTATACTTATTTTAGACTCACAGAGGACACATACATTGTatgtgttaaattattattattctttttgttgtttattgtaaGGACATAAAAAATGCTAACTACATCATTCACATATTCAGCAGTCTGTTTAAATACCTTATTTTTCTACAAAGTGAATTTACATTGTTTTAAAGTACAAAGTGCAAAGACTATGGTTTCCATCGTCGTTTTGGTGGGGCAGGATCTGCGGGACGGGAGCGGGAACAGTTGCTGCGGCCACTTCAGCCTTGCTTCTTTGACAGGATTTGAAGAAAGTTAGATGAGAGAATGAGGAATATGCTATTTAAAGCAATGGCTTTTactttataaatgcatttgtaatttgtaattggtTTCAATCTACTGCTCTGTAAAAAAGGATAAGTGAGAAGGTTGGAATGCATGTTGAGAATGTTAACAGCTACTGACATTAACTCACCAGTTTACAAGATGATGTGCCTTCAATTGTTTTTGCCCCTGAGAAAACACCAAAGAGAAAGTTATATAAACCTGTTCCCCATTACATTACATGATGGCAATACAGGTTGTTTTCTGAGAAAGTAATCAAACAATTAATTGGCCATTAAAATGACCACACAGTCTCTCAGGCTGAAAACTACAATAGCTTAGTATCTCCCCATTCCTGAGTTAATGCTACTGAAAAGACAATGCTGTGAATCTACTGATATcatctttttaaaaaagtaaaacatgcCTGTTTTAATTCTAATAgaacagattaaaataaaataaaataaaattatattatgagaaattaagtcacagttCAGCACTGATAATATGAAGTAttattttgagcagcaaatcatcatttcaaaattatttctgaaagatcatgtgacactgaagagtggagtaatgatgatgaaaattcagctttgcatcatatgaataaatttaaatgttgtcTACTCAAAGAGACAACAGtttttgaaataatgatttttttatcaaataaatgcattggtGAGCCTTGGTGAGGAAAAGAGACTTGCAAAATCACTAAAAAGCCAtcatgaccccaaacttttgaccagtagtataTGTTGCAAACCCAtgcatttcattcttttttttcctttagcATTTCAAATCGAATTATTCCCAGCATTCTCTGATGCAGTATAAACTGTAGATATTTCTCAGCCATCCATCAGGAAACAGAGAGACTCACCCTCTTCCTTAGTGACACCCAGACAGCCCATCAGTTCCTGTAGAGACAGGGCCTTATCATTGCTGATGTCGCAGTACTCTACAAATTTCTTCACACACTTCTTGGGCTTGGATTTCTTGCGTAGTAAACGCTTGAATGGTTTGATTTCTTTCTTTCCGATGTCGCCGCTGGAATTCTTGTCAAGCTGACTGAAATACCAATGAACAACTCGTTCTTCCAGAGTATGACTGGGGTCTGGCTCCAACATCCTGGATGAAGGAAAAATCCAACACGGGTGTTTACATGCACATGATTTTCTGGATAAATGCCTGTgcagcatgtactgtatatatatatatatatatataaatattaaattatgtttttcattTGCTGCCTTTTGATTGGGCCCTGAATAGCAGCGTCAATTATTCCAGTCAGctaatgaacaaaaaaaataaaaatgattttactcCACACTGTATAGGgtcaattcattttaaaaacccGGTCCATTACATCTACATTTGTCTTTTCTTGTTTACCTGCCAGCAGAGGCCGGGTCAGTTACAGCATGGACCATGTCTGTGGACAATGCGTCCAACACGCTCGTAAGAAATTCTGTCTTCTTCTCCCCAGgacatcctgaaaaaaaaaaaagatgctaaaaTTACCAAATGACTTATTGCCTTTAACTGTTTAGAATAACATGATTGAATTCTGAAtgaatttgagtgaactattcctttaaattataCTTCACTTTCGATCATAAACTGTTATAAATTTTCTTTTCTCATAGGATTTTATTAAGCTAAATAGCATGCGAAAAAGATTAAAGGACACATATCATCTTTTTATATGACATTTTACCCTTAGGTTATCAGCTATGAATCCTCATAAACAGCTGTTGTGACTGAATTACCTCATGGGTAATTACCTCACTCTCCGGGCCTtattagggattttttttttttttttttggtcatttcaaacatataaaataaatcaatcatttgctgttcttttgaactttctgttcatcaaagaattgaACAAAGCTTCACAAAAGCGACACAACTGTttccaatattgataataatacaaaaatgtttcctgagcagcatatcagcacatcagaatgatttctgaaggatcatgtgacactaaagcctggagtaatgatgctgaaaattcagctttgcatcacaggaataaattagcaAACATTCAAATGTCAGAATGGTACTTTTCATTAAGTATGCAAAATATGCACTAAGTGCATTTTTTACAGGTTTACAGTAAACGCTTATACTGCTACACATTAGTGGCTATTTGAGGTACTGGCGCCATAGGTGGCCCAATAAACAGTTGGAAGATGTAAAGCTGTCAGACGGTTTTACACCAACTGCACTTGAAGATAGTGGAGAGTAGGGGAGTTAAACAATGTTATGGCTTCAGAGATTCTGCATTGCCTTGTCGTAAAAATCAGACCTCCCCTAACCTGTCTGAGGAAGATGACAGCTGCCAATCAAACAGAGGATTTAGGTTTATGGTCACAGTTAAAAGTTAGCTTTCTGTGGAGACTGCTGTCTGTGGATCTTTGAGAGAAACCCACAAACCTGTCAAAAACATGcccagaaattatattttgcataagcaTAATAAATGAAGCCTACAGTatttgtaggattttttttttcatgacagtgaacccagctaacaaaaatatctTCTAATTATGTTTTGCCAACATTAttgaatatttgattattttgcaaacattatgggaatgttagTTTTGAATGTTCTCTAACAGTCTGTAAcaagtagtaacatttaaaaaatgtttgatgaATGTCCAGCTAAAACATTtcagagaataaaaaaaacattccatgaacaatgtataaataaaaaatgttttgctaatgttttgagaacattattaaagaccataTAACTTTGAACTAATATTTTTGAGATTTTGACATTTCCTGTTATAGGAAGCAATTAACTTTAGTTAAGATCCCCATAATCCTTTAATACCATTcaataaatgaagaaatattaAAGAATCTATGTACATATTACTGTGATTGTATACTAAAATTATATGCTTtactatgtaaatatattatttacatagtaAAGCATTAATGCATCACTGTAGACTGTAATTTTTTgtgaataactttatttttagtaaatctggtgtaaaaagtttgttttatttgagcAGATCTTTGTCAGTCTCTTTAAGTAGCTTGTGTTACGTATATTGGCCACCCTGCTCTTTAGATATTAGTGTTGGCTTTTGAAAAACCAGAGGGAGTTTAACACACTCCTACACCTTCTTTCTCAAATCCAGCTGTCTGTCCAAATAAAGCAAGATAAAGAAagggaaagtgtgtttgtgtgtctgtgtgagtgtgtgtgtttgcaaggaGAAGTCTTCACATGCTGGTCTGTTTATGGTCAGGTCCAGAGGCAACAGATTCTCTGGTGTACGAAGTAAAGGCATGCGGAGGTCCTcgtgaacaggtgtgtgtgtgtcatagatAACACACATATCAAACCTTTTAAGAATTCTTTTTGCTCTTGGCATTTTACATTAGTCAGaaaatgccatttttaatgtGTCTTCAGGTTCTGTTTTAGTATGAATTTATAGAGTTTGAGCTGCATTGCAAAGAAAACACAGCTTACATATAACTTGTCTAATATAAGGCTGTGtgatttggtaaaaaaataaaaataaaataagcttgaTTTTTGACAGGTATTATGATATGATATCTCTATGTATGTTCTAAGCAATTCAATGCTGCAGGATTGGCATATTTTTGTTGCCCAAAACATTTTCGCATTTTATTCTACAACACAAGTCATGTGACCAAAGTGTAATTTGTTTATAGCTTACGTTTATTATATACGGCTATTGTTTTAGGCCTGAAAATTCTTAAAATTGCACTCATTTATGAAGATtatcatgatgaatagaatatgaAAGGCTCATAAACTGTTTTGGACAacgagcttattttctgcaaaatCCCCAAAACAACAGAATAATCCAACTGAGTTGTTGTCGAGGGAACCAGGGTGATGCTAGATTCCGgattggcctacaaaaatacttCATGACTGCAGCGCTCTGTTAAACCTGCAAGATTACAGACAGAGCTATTCTTTTTAGATACTTCAACTTAGAAAAATCTAAAAACAGTCAGACATTTGTATGAACTCTCCAGCTAATTTAAATGCTGATTGAGGATTCACTGAGTAAAGCCATCCAGATCCTGCATTTTACAACATTTCAGTAGCGCTACACAGAATCCTGCAGTTTGTGGAACTTATATAAAAACTCTCAAGTTGCAGTAGAGTCATGAGAATTGCGGTATTGGCTGTGGATTGTGGCTGTTTAGCTGCCAGCAGCCGTCGGACCCCATCAGCCCCCCTTCTACACCACAATTAACCAGCCGTGACCAGAGATCTGCTCACACAACAGCACCTGTACACATGCTGCTGGCAGCCTgaacgtcacacacacacacatctcaggaACAGAGGTTTATTCATTAACACATTGAGATATTGACATGTTTACCAAAGTGCACGGTCACAAAGCTAGTCTAGTAGACAATGAGATCAGCAATTACAATTAATCTGTGCCACATGTTCAAAGATTTTTGTGTTATAATATTCATCTCAGATTAATTAAACAttgaagtacatttaaaataacggCATTAAATTTTAGGTGCAGAGTGATACTATCCACTAAGAAAATCTGGctatatattacaaaacattcATCGTGTTTCTTCACGTGTCATCAGTTTCTTGGTTTTTACTGTCCTTAATATAACTTTCCATACTGCACACTCAGAAAAGAAAAAGTACAAAAGCTGTTACTGGGCTGCTGATGCTACCATTTCAAAAGGTACTAAAGgtactaaaatgtgcactttaTACTAATATCTATCATTAAGGCTTTAATATGCACCTTCAGGGGTAAATAAGGCACAATATGTACCTTTCGAAAGGGTACTGTCCCTTTTTCTGATAGTGTGGGAGTTTTCGTAATATACCTTTATATAACAAAAGTCTGTTCCTTGATGACATCATCattcaggaagtgacatcatacTGAGGGACATCAACATCACAAAACATCAGTGAGTATTAGCAATTTGATTCATTTTGTTATCTAAAATGTTGTATATTGTTACATAAATCAGTGTGGTAGTATACAAATTAAtgagctcatttaaaaaaagactgtCGCTCCCACACTGAAcgatttttcaaatgtatttatgaatCCCTTTACTTTTGAAGACATTTCCAAAGGGAGGTGTTGTCTGATTCCAAGAAAAATATAgcaaagtaacacacacacacacacactctctctctctctctcacacctcACTCACTGTTGCCTATTTCACCACTTTATCTTAATTAAAGCATGTAGATAATCCTATTAGTCAAAGTCTGGCCAGGGTTACTCCACATTCTGTTATTTGGGACTCAGACAAAGCATATTTCTCATGTATGTACACTAACAGAAAAGTACCATGACATTTCTATGGTGTTTTTCTTTTAGAGTAGGGTACTTCTAAAAAATACTTACTTTGAATGAACTTGAAGTAaatcaaactcttttttttttttttaattggaaatTCACAGATGCTAGCGGTGCTAAAATCTTTAAATTCATGATATTAATATTCTTCATTAATTCATTGTTCATTAattatacactacagttcaaaaactTAGGGtggtaatgatttttttatgttgtagaacCAATGTGTTACCATGTGAACcaatgtgtctttgctgaataaaggtaatttcttaaaaaaaaaaaaaaaattatatatatatatatatatatatatatatatatatatatatatatatatatatatatatatatatatatatatatataatatatatattgctgactccaaacatttgaacagtagtgcatttatttatttatttttataaaataataatcaatacgTAAGTATCAAACATCACGTAGTCCACATACAGAGTTGTTATACTGCACATcctatttatttaaatctaatcAACGACTTCATTTGTGCTGGATGTGGAAGTCACTCCCTTGtttcctttttgctttcctttttttttatctttgcccTTCACTCCTTTTTCCTCTGTTCTTCATCACAGCCACTCCCCCACACTCATTCCTCCTTGTCAACCTCGTAGTCTCATGCTATCAATTGCAATCTATCTTTTCTACCTCCCCTTTCCTCAGTGAGATGATCTGTTAACATCTGTCGTCTAGGCAGACCGTAGGGTCGTGGGAAACCAGGAGATGGTTTAAGACTCTTAATGTCACACACATACCTGAGCTCACATGCAAAAACATATAGATATAGATACACAATGTTATattgttcaattttttttgtttactttgtgcaagaaagaataaaaagtgataaacaaaaatatgcaaaaataaatagtGCACCTATTAAAAGACacatatttgattacatttttgttatttatttccttCATGCACTCTTTGGTGAAAagctgttgtttttctttttttcaacctATTTTCTATAAATAGTCCTCTGGCTAGTTTTAAGTCACTCTCCAGCAAACCttgcacaatatatatgtatatttttttatctgcTCATAAGTAGAGAGTTAAGCTCACCCTGCAGGTGTCTGCTCCTGTAATGGTCCTTCGGTTTGTTTTGTCTGGCGTTTCCATCACATTTTGGTTGTTCGATTCTAAAGACCAGAAGGAATGAGAGGGAAAACAAAGCAGTATTGTTTACACTGTGATGAGTCCAACAGCTAAAATAATCCACCAATGTCAAGAAAAATATTTtcgattttattaaaataacagaaataCTCTTGAAGAGACATTGAGTGATTGGTCTGCTTGACAGTCCACCTGTTAGAATTTAATCAGAATGATTTGCTAGTATATTTAGCTTTTTCAATGAATGCAGAGCATAAAGGAGCTCTCTAAATATTAAAAGAGActgaaaagtgaaagtcgtgacatttgctaaggcatttaacccatccaagtgcacacacacagcagtgagaagtgaacacttGTGAATGAGATTGGGCCAAGTATTGGCCCCCCAGAGAGTTTTGTAACCCATAGTAAGTCGAATAATGTGACCTGCCCCAGGTGTGCTATATTAGATGAACTGTAAGAGAACAGGTCGACCGATGAAGTGGTGGGGCTTTCTTTCAATAGAGACAAACTGCTCAAGTTGTATTTTGAGAACTAAATAAGGACAGATTTGTTTCCTTAAGGCGCCAGAggtattttaaagtgtttaaaataaaattttgttaaaactgatgttaaaggaatagtacacttaaagataataaataaaaaatgctgaaaactttcaggccatccaagatgcagatgagtttgtttcttcatcagaaccgACTTAGTGAAATTTGCTTTCtcaacagtgaatgggtgccgtcagaatgagagtccatacagctgataaaaacatcacaataatccacacaattaCTCCAATCACAGTTATTTGCTTCTCAAGAtattaattgatgaactggaggatcacttgtgaattattgtgatttttttttagtcagctgtttggactctcattctgacggcacccattcactgcagaggatccatcggtGAGCATTTCTCCAATTCAGTTGCAATGAAGAAACTCACCTgaggggtgagtaaattttcatttttattaattattcctttaaaagtcATGCTGCAGTAACATCCTAGTAGTTGTCCTGgagaattattatcattattattgttattaattaaaaaaaaaaaaaatttaaatgctatATTGAATGCATTACCTTGTGGATGTGCCAGGTATGGGCCGTCCAGTATCCACCAGGACACACCAGCAGTACCCGGTGGGGGGATGACACTGAACAGGTTTGTAGAGGCCACCATGAGCACAATCTGGCATAAAAACTGctccatttttattttgtcttgctTCTTCCTGTGCTAACAGCTTCTCTTGATCACACGAGGTCGCTGAGGTAAAGTGAGGCAGAGGAAAGGAGTCAAATAATGCAAGAGACACAATATGAATGAGTAAGTGTCAGTGTTCTCTGTGTTGAAGAGAAGACAAGCATATGTGTTTCCATATGATGAAAGGAGACAGTGCCCAGAAAAATAGTTCCCCAAAAAACCTTCTCCTTGAAACTTCCGTAAATGTAGTACATACAACCCACACTGCACAAAAGCTTGTGAGGAAGAGAATGTTACAAGCTTggtctaaaataataatagtaataaatccAATGTTTGACTAATATCTTGTGTACTACAATGTCTTCAACTCTATGATTTCGGAAGGATGCATCCTTCACTGCATGATATCCCATGATCCTGTGTGTCTGATTCAGCTGGATAAAAGAACATACAAGTAAATGATGTCCAATgttaaaagcatttataataaattaaaatctattacattcaaatgtattattatatcttataataataataataataataataattattattataattactacccatttttgtgttaataaatcaacctttaatacatttaaaactattttatttttctacatttaaatgtattattacatttcaatccagttaatgacattttaattggCAGTTGaacaaattaatgtttaaatgccattttaaaaataTGTGTGAATTTTATACTGATAGATAAgcattgtatttattaaatatgatatcTCATGATCCTTTGAGCGTGATTCATATggttaaatgaatgtaaatgcagtctgatgtgaaaataattaaaaatacatttaaattagttcaattcatttaatacattttatgtaattacattttaactaGATTGATTAAATTGAATTGGCAGTTGAACgaatcaattaaatgcataaatgttcatttttctgTACTTTTTTACCTTTAATGAAACACtgtgttaatttaatataaattatccTGTGTGTGAGATTTGGCTGGTTAAAACAACGTGAATGCTGTCTgatgtttaaagaattaataataaattaaaaaacgattaagttgatttaaaaatcaAACTTGAATTCAGTTAATTAAATGCAATCACCATTTGAACATTTCCCCAACTTATGTTCCCTTATTGAGAAATAAGCGTTCAAATATTCATggttatattttgaatttgttttatctCATTGGAAATATGTTATAGTGTTTTCATACAAGAACGTTGCCTGTAAAGTCAAAGACTGACTGGACGGTGAGGTAATGTTTATGACATTAAGAAGTTAATGACTGCATAGGGCTCCTGCAGCTCAACCAGAATAAATATTTACACATTGTCTCCGAGTGCTTGCATTTGCAGTGTCTTTGAATAAAGATAATGACCTTAGACGGAGTGTTGCTGCATAAAACACATTGCTTTGAGAAAACAGTGGCATCTTGCAATCCTGCATGAGACACAACGACAGACCGAAAAAAGCATGAATGATCCATACGGAGCACAACCTTTTGAGCCATGAGATTTCTCTGCATCAGGAACCAATCATCTCATGTGCCACAACAGAGCTCTCCTGCAATGCTTTGAGCCGCCCGATCTAATATAAGAAAGATTATGTTAAATgaactgtgcatgtgtgtgtaagagagagagagaaagagagagatgataTGTGGTTTCTTATGTTTTCTGTGGAAAGGCGGAGGGTGACCCAACTCCTGGGTAAGGCTAAAAGTATTGTGAAGTTAGTGTTGGTGGATGTCATggcataaaatatttgtaatacaaatacaattttatttaaagtatttacaatttaattaaacatattataAGTTACTAATTcagcaaataatatatatacagaaagcaggcaaagaacatttaaaaaacatgatcACTGACTGTCTAGTGTGAGTTTTGGAAcaaaaactcctgttataatcactgaagctgtctacactgaaaaataaatatcttactTGCA is a window from the Carassius gibelio isolate Cgi1373 ecotype wild population from Czech Republic chromosome A13, carGib1.2-hapl.c, whole genome shotgun sequence genome containing:
- the LOC128025933 gene encoding SPARC-related modular calcium-binding protein 2-like isoform X1, which translates into the protein MLVSVLLLLCALYAGDANKLSALTLLRVDQDKECNIDCSGASRKPLCASDGRTFSSRCEFLRAKCSDPQLEVIRGPCKDTSRCVAEKKYTEQQAKKLFPQVFVPVCNPDGTYSEVQCHSYTGYCWCVNPNGRPISGSAVANKKPQCQGPKGGNVNPKEAGKPDPPVIFEVEPQPSPDEEEIISRHPTLWTQVCGRPNRNKTSTSCDQEKLLAQEEARQNKNGAVFMPDCAHGGLYKPVQCHPPTGYCWCVLVDTGRPIPGTSTRIEQPKCDGNARQNKPKDHYRSRHLQGCPGEKKTEFLTSVLDALSTDMVHAVTDPASAGRMLEPDPSHTLEERVVHWYFSQLDKNSSGDIGKKEIKPFKRLLRKKSKPKKCVKKFVEYCDISNDKALSLQELMGCLGVTKEEGAKTIEGTSSCKLKQG
- the LOC128025933 gene encoding SPARC-related modular calcium-binding protein 2-like isoform X2; amino-acid sequence: MLVSVLLLLCALYAGDANKLSALTLLRVDQDKECNIDCSGASRKPLCASDGRTFSSRCEFLRAKCSDPQLEVIRGPCKDTSRCVAEKKYTEQQAKKLFPQVFVPVCNPDGTYSEVQCHSYTGYCWCVNPNGRPISGSAVANKKPQCQGPKGGNVNPKEAGKPDPPVIFEVEPQPSPDEEEIISRHPTLWTQVCGRPNRNKTSTSCDQEKLLAQEEARQNKNGAVFMPDCAHGGLYKPVQCHPPTGYCWCVLVDTGRPIPGTSTRIEQPKCDGNARQNKPKDHYRSRHLQGCPGEKKTEFLTSVLDALSTDMVHAVTDPASAGRMLEPDPSHTLEERVVHWYFSQLDKNSSGDIGKKEIKPFKRLLRKKSKPKKCVKKFVEYCDISNDKALSLQELMGCLGVTKEEGAKTIEGTSSCKLQG